Proteins co-encoded in one Nitratireductor kimnyeongensis genomic window:
- a CDS encoding TetR/AcrR family transcriptional regulator → MNVMTATDSFPTRGHAAKRLSILEAGARVFCREGYAGANIDMISAEAGVSRQTVYNHYGDKDKLFAAVVTEVTRRCNARSFEVLATFPDQPDNLEKDLVAFAIRLTQNCLCDEDGKYLRKLIQGEGERHPQLFASWRIDGPGKVWSALAARFARLAYAGHLDLDDPDIAARQFLALVNTELQIPMLFGEKLENKRLQKTAACAVRTFLRAYGSKRSDDQEIPPGGNALRA, encoded by the coding sequence ATGAACGTAATGACAGCTACTGACAGCTTCCCGACGCGCGGACACGCGGCCAAGCGCCTGTCCATTCTTGAAGCGGGCGCGCGCGTTTTCTGCCGGGAAGGCTATGCCGGCGCCAATATCGACATGATCTCTGCAGAGGCAGGTGTGTCGCGCCAGACCGTCTACAATCATTATGGCGACAAGGATAAGCTGTTCGCAGCCGTCGTGACCGAGGTCACCCGGCGCTGCAACGCTCGCAGTTTTGAAGTGCTGGCAACCTTTCCCGATCAGCCCGACAACCTTGAAAAGGACCTCGTCGCCTTTGCAATCCGTCTGACACAGAATTGCCTGTGCGACGAGGATGGGAAGTATCTGCGCAAGCTTATTCAAGGTGAAGGCGAGAGGCACCCTCAACTCTTTGCAAGCTGGCGCATCGACGGTCCCGGCAAAGTCTGGTCTGCGCTTGCTGCCCGCTTCGCCCGTCTCGCCTATGCGGGACACCTCGATCTCGACGATCCCGACATTGCGGCGCGTCAATTCCTTGCGCTCGTGAACACCGAACTGCAGATTCCAATGCTTTTCGGAGAGAAGCTGGAGAACAAACGCCTGCAAAAAACGGCCGCATGCGCAGTCAGAACCTTCCTGCGGGCCTATGGCAGTAAGCGGTCGGACGACCAGGAAATACCGCCAGGCGGCAACGCTTTGCGCGCTTGA
- a CDS encoding SspB family protein — MAEDRIRYDILAQDALRGVMRKVLTEVARTGLPGEHHFFITFLTHAPGVRVSSRLRERYPEQMTIVLQYQYWDLKVSETGFEVGLSFADVPEMLSVPFSAVRGFYDPSVNFELEFDVKPEQGEHSADITEVYPEEAAEEPQKPATKKKPAKKARKEKAEAENASEQEEAPASEGKGAEVVSLDAFRKK, encoded by the coding sequence ATGGCCGAAGACCGCATAAGATACGATATTCTCGCTCAAGACGCTCTGCGTGGCGTCATGCGCAAGGTTTTGACAGAAGTTGCGCGCACCGGGCTGCCTGGTGAGCACCACTTCTTCATCACCTTCCTGACCCACGCTCCAGGCGTCCGCGTTTCATCTCGGCTCCGTGAGCGTTATCCCGAGCAGATGACAATCGTATTGCAGTATCAGTACTGGGATCTGAAAGTCAGCGAGACCGGCTTTGAGGTCGGCCTGTCCTTTGCCGACGTTCCCGAAATGCTGAGCGTACCCTTCTCTGCTGTCCGCGGCTTCTACGATCCCTCGGTCAACTTCGAGCTCGAGTTTGATGTCAAGCCGGAGCAAGGCGAGCATTCGGCGGACATCACGGAGGTCTACCCCGAGGAAGCTGCGGAAGAACCGCAAAAGCCAGCGACCAAGAAGAAGCCTGCCAAAAAAGCCAGGAAAGAAAAAGCGGAGGCTGAGAACGCTTCTGAACAGGAAGAAGCTCCCGCATCAGAAGGCAAAGGGGCCGAGGTCGTCTCTCTCGACGCTTTCCGAAAGAAGTGA
- a CDS encoding DUF4169 family protein: MGELVNLRQRRKRRARDEKEQRATENRILHGRTKAERTREESAKARSVSLLEGHKREENRDDSPK, encoded by the coding sequence ATGGGCGAACTGGTCAATCTCAGGCAACGGCGCAAGCGCCGGGCCCGCGACGAGAAAGAGCAGCGCGCCACGGAAAATCGCATCCTTCATGGACGCACCAAAGCCGAACGCACTCGGGAAGAAAGCGCAAAGGCACGCTCCGTCTCCCTGCTCGAAGGGCACAAACGCGAAGAGAATCGGGACGACAGCCCCAAATGA
- a CDS encoding ribbon-helix-helix domain-containing protein — MSRIAKRSVSIRGHRTSVSLEEPFLVELESIAQRRNISLAALIAEVDAGRREDNNLSSELRLYVLQDLKTRTPYDA; from the coding sequence ATGAGCCGAATAGCCAAGCGTTCGGTCAGCATACGTGGCCATAGGACTAGCGTTTCTCTGGAAGAGCCCTTTCTCGTCGAACTGGAAAGCATCGCACAACGCAGAAACATCTCGTTGGCGGCGTTGATTGCCGAGGTGGATGCCGGTCGTAGAGAAGACAACAATCTCTCCTCCGAATTGCGGCTCTACGTCCTTCAGGATCTGAAAACCCGGACGCCCTACGACGCCTGA
- a CDS encoding AsmA-like C-terminal region-containing protein — translation MLALTSALVAPYFIDWNHYRSAFEREAGRVLGRDVRVEGSARARLLPFPSLTFTEVVVAGETPDAPGMTVDEFSMHAELAPFLRGEVLIFDMQLTRPKARISVAADGGIDWAVRPSGPFDPRQVTLESVSIVDGSVTLRHEVSGQIHQVSDIDAELSARSLAGPWRIGGSLAFDGLPMRVSVSTGTLGDDGRMRLRIDALPEDLPVRLAMDGQARIENEAAYYDGTFALNTYSQETVAELREEDGQPPVLTTAAASNRLTGSFDLRHDRLAVDAFRFETGPVDAPYSAEGKARIEFGAAPRFLVEADGAQLRFEPEEGESGSIAGLDFNARFNAFADMMRALPAPGIPGEIALNLPAIVAGDTTIRNIELRAQPAERGWSIGSVAATLPGRTRLEASGLLTTRDALAFEGRMLLAIAQPSGFAAWISRDVDDAIRRLSSAGFSAEVDLSRRAQTFETLELILGGARFNGRVERQAPDDAKPSLDIALEGEALDLDGIRAFASLFVNDAGVNRLSGHDVDLAVKAGPVAAAGVEAETVDTALRLRAGVLEIDRLTLGGLAGAQISATGQLRDFSTALTGQIDATILSTDLADLAAMAAGRFPENRVLGAIAQRTQAFPGLVENAEINLVASAANNRDGTVGLAVSAEGEAGGTDLSFSLSDRSPRDDPLEGEFKLSVTARNDDAAVLYGLAGLPALPLGLVGDAKLELTASGSLADAVSTQAAVSGEGFAASFDGELANALSAPALSGKVQVESDDIEPWLAVGGVVLPGFGLGLPVELAAALEWSEEVVVLSGLSGAVAGTDLSGDFNILRDGGKPRVDGALRLARFDLAPAAELVLGPGVLSGEESGAWPEEPFGGDVNLPFAADLDLQTDALWAGFLSAGQEASLKLKLDDEGLTVSDLKAAAFDGSIEGFATLKNNAGTGLLTAQIGLKDTALDALMPQGSLQGRLSGHASVTASGKTVNGMASALTGSGSVTLNDLSIRDLNPQALPMILQKADVLGNEIDAAQTEIFAPPFIRDGEFHVGSTEFAFTIAGGVARTPPMRLEAEGAILTTSASADLQRMTVATDGALVFDAGLEAVVGAEPRVDVAAAGPFADVKLSLSVGPLAQFLTQRALEREQVRVERMQSVLLEKQRLRREARYFAALQTERERAEAERQRLERELRQKREAEEAARRQAKRDAEAARRAAEARKRQQQNVPGERATPSEIERAPLEAPEGANSPDAVSEFFRSKNLSPERLRELLGADGGVN, via the coding sequence GTGCTGGCGCTCACTTCGGCGCTCGTCGCCCCCTATTTCATCGACTGGAATCATTACCGATCCGCGTTTGAGCGCGAAGCGGGGCGGGTGCTTGGCCGCGATGTTCGGGTGGAGGGCTCCGCACGGGCGCGGCTTCTGCCGTTCCCCTCGCTGACCTTCACCGAAGTGGTTGTGGCCGGCGAAACGCCGGATGCGCCGGGGATGACGGTGGATGAATTCTCCATGCACGCCGAACTTGCTCCGTTTCTGCGTGGCGAGGTGCTGATTTTCGACATGCAGCTCACGCGGCCGAAGGCGCGTATTTCTGTGGCGGCAGATGGGGGCATCGACTGGGCCGTGCGCCCTTCCGGCCCGTTCGACCCGCGGCAGGTAACGCTTGAAAGCGTCAGCATCGTCGATGGCTCGGTGACGCTTCGCCATGAAGTGAGTGGGCAGATTCATCAGGTGTCCGATATCGATGCGGAGCTTTCCGCACGCAGCCTGGCAGGCCCCTGGCGGATCGGCGGATCGCTCGCTTTCGACGGTTTGCCAATGCGGGTTTCCGTTTCGACGGGCACGCTTGGGGATGACGGGCGCATGCGGTTGCGGATCGACGCTTTGCCTGAGGATCTTCCCGTCAGGCTCGCAATGGACGGCCAGGCGCGCATCGAGAACGAAGCCGCCTATTATGACGGCACCTTTGCGCTGAACACCTATAGCCAAGAGACGGTGGCCGAGTTGCGCGAGGAGGATGGGCAACCTCCGGTACTCACCACGGCTGCAGCGAGCAATCGACTGACCGGCAGCTTCGATCTCAGACATGATCGGCTGGCTGTGGACGCGTTTCGCTTCGAGACGGGGCCGGTTGATGCTCCCTATAGCGCTGAGGGCAAGGCGCGGATCGAGTTTGGTGCCGCGCCGCGTTTTCTGGTCGAGGCGGACGGAGCCCAGCTTCGTTTTGAACCGGAGGAGGGGGAAAGCGGCTCTATTGCCGGTCTGGACTTCAACGCGCGCTTCAACGCGTTTGCGGATATGATGCGCGCTTTGCCGGCGCCGGGTATCCCCGGTGAGATCGCGCTCAATCTGCCAGCCATCGTGGCCGGCGACACAACGATCCGGAACATCGAACTGCGGGCGCAGCCTGCGGAGCGCGGCTGGTCGATCGGCTCGGTGGCCGCGACCCTGCCGGGCCGGACGCGACTGGAAGCCAGCGGCCTTTTGACCACGCGCGATGCCCTTGCCTTTGAGGGGCGCATGTTGCTTGCGATCGCACAGCCATCGGGCTTTGCCGCCTGGATTTCGCGTGATGTGGATGATGCAATCCGTCGCCTCTCTTCCGCTGGCTTCAGTGCCGAGGTGGATCTTTCACGGCGCGCACAGACCTTCGAGACGCTGGAGCTGATCCTGGGCGGTGCACGCTTCAACGGCCGTGTGGAACGGCAGGCGCCGGATGATGCAAAACCCTCTCTGGATATTGCGCTGGAGGGTGAGGCGCTCGATCTCGACGGCATCCGGGCCTTTGCCTCGCTTTTCGTGAACGATGCCGGTGTGAACAGGCTTTCGGGACATGATGTGGATCTCGCCGTGAAGGCGGGACCTGTTGCTGCCGCTGGTGTTGAGGCAGAAACGGTCGACACAGCGCTGCGCCTGCGCGCGGGCGTCCTTGAGATCGACAGGCTGACGCTGGGCGGGCTTGCCGGCGCCCAGATCAGTGCCACCGGACAGCTTCGCGATTTTTCCACCGCGCTGACGGGGCAGATCGATGCAACGATCCTGTCGACCGATCTTGCCGATCTGGCGGCGATGGCGGCCGGCCGCTTCCCTGAAAACCGCGTTCTGGGGGCTATTGCCCAGCGGACCCAGGCCTTTCCGGGGCTGGTTGAAAATGCGGAAATCAACCTTGTCGCCAGCGCGGCCAACAACAGGGACGGCACGGTGGGGCTCGCGGTGAGCGCGGAAGGGGAAGCCGGGGGCACCGATCTCAGCTTTTCGCTTTCCGATCGCAGCCCCCGGGACGATCCGCTTGAGGGTGAATTCAAGCTTTCCGTGACGGCCAGAAATGACGATGCCGCGGTGCTTTACGGGCTCGCCGGCCTGCCGGCGCTCCCGCTCGGGCTGGTCGGCGATGCGAAGCTTGAACTTACCGCCTCGGGTTCGCTGGCAGACGCGGTGAGCACACAGGCTGCGGTTTCGGGTGAGGGGTTTGCCGCATCATTCGACGGAGAACTTGCCAATGCGCTTTCAGCTCCTGCGCTGTCCGGCAAGGTGCAGGTGGAGAGCGATGATATCGAGCCATGGCTGGCCGTAGGCGGCGTTGTGCTGCCGGGATTCGGGCTTGGGCTGCCGGTTGAGCTGGCAGCGGCTCTAGAGTGGAGCGAGGAGGTTGTCGTGCTCTCCGGCCTCTCAGGTGCGGTGGCCGGAACGGATTTGAGTGGCGATTTCAACATTCTGCGCGATGGCGGAAAGCCGCGCGTCGACGGGGCCCTTCGCCTGGCGCGATTTGACCTTGCGCCGGCGGCGGAGCTCGTTCTTGGGCCGGGTGTACTGTCAGGCGAGGAGAGCGGGGCCTGGCCCGAAGAACCGTTCGGTGGCGATGTCAATCTGCCGTTTGCAGCCGATCTCGACCTTCAGACGGACGCGCTCTGGGCCGGCTTCCTCTCGGCCGGGCAGGAGGCCAGCCTGAAGCTGAAACTCGATGATGAGGGACTGACGGTTTCCGATCTGAAGGCGGCAGCCTTTGACGGTTCGATCGAAGGTTTTGCGACGCTGAAGAACAATGCCGGGACAGGCCTGCTGACGGCGCAGATCGGGCTTAAGGACACGGCGTTGGACGCGCTCATGCCGCAGGGGAGCCTTCAGGGGCGTCTCAGTGGACATGCCAGCGTGACCGCCAGCGGCAAGACGGTGAACGGCATGGCTTCGGCATTGACTGGATCCGGCTCGGTCACCTTGAACGATCTGAGTATCCGCGATCTCAACCCGCAGGCGTTGCCGATGATCCTTCAAAAGGCGGATGTTCTGGGCAATGAGATCGACGCCGCGCAGACCGAGATTTTCGCGCCACCTTTCATCCGCGATGGCGAATTTCATGTGGGGAGCACCGAATTCGCCTTCACCATTGCAGGGGGCGTTGCACGCACACCGCCGATGCGGCTCGAAGCGGAGGGCGCGATCCTGACCACGTCGGCCTCGGCTGATTTGCAGCGCATGACGGTGGCTACGGACGGGGCGCTGGTCTTCGACGCTGGTCTCGAAGCCGTTGTGGGTGCGGAGCCTCGTGTGGATGTGGCGGCAGCGGGGCCGTTCGCAGATGTGAAGTTGTCGCTTTCAGTTGGTCCGCTCGCGCAGTTTTTGACCCAGCGGGCGCTGGAGCGCGAGCAGGTGCGGGTGGAGCGAATGCAGTCGGTGCTTCTGGAGAAACAGAGACTGCGCCGAGAGGCACGTTATTTCGCGGCACTGCAGACCGAGCGCGAGCGGGCAGAAGCAGAGCGCCAGAGACTGGAGCGCGAACTGCGCCAGAAGCGTGAGGCGGAGGAAGCCGCGCGCCGACAGGCAAAACGAGACGCCGAAGCCGCGCGCCGTGCTGCAGAAGCGCGAAAGCGCCAGCAGCAAAATGTTCCCGGGGAACGCGCTACACCCTCAGAAATCGAACGAGCGCCGCTGGAGGCTCCGGAAGGCGCGAATTCGCCTGATGCTGTTTCAGAATTCTTCCGCTCGAAGAACCTTTCACCCGAAAGGCTGCGCGAACTTCTGGGCGCAGACGGCGGGGTGAACTGA
- a CDS encoding FAD-binding oxidoreductase — protein MALAELEQVARNDEGVRLVLDLLRQRYGERLATGHSVREQHAHSTSYIPPQLPDAVFAPHNVEEVQDVVRMCAEHRVPVIPFGTGSSLEGHVNAPGGGISLDLMNMNRILSVNAEDLDCTVEPGVTREDLNHYLRDTGLFFPIDPGANASLGGMASTRASGTNAVRYGTMRDNVVNLQAVMPDGRLITTARRARKTSAGYDLTRLLVGAEGTLGIITALTLKLYGIPQAISGGVCPFPDVESACQAVITTIQIGVPVARIEFVNALAMKAINAYSDLNYPESPCLFVEFHGSDAGVKEQAETFGEIAEEFGGGPFHWTSVAEERTKLWKARHNAYWASVALRPGTRGISTDVCVPISRLAECILETEADVEEQGLMATVLGHVGDGNFHVLVLMDMDNPKEIEQAEAFVARLNKRALAMDGTCTGEHGIGQGKMRFLQEELGDAVDVMRAVKQAIDPLNIMNPGKVVGSRRL, from the coding sequence ATGGCGCTCGCGGAATTGGAACAGGTTGCAAGGAACGACGAAGGTGTGCGGCTTGTGCTGGACCTTTTGCGTCAGCGGTACGGGGAGCGGCTGGCTACCGGACATTCGGTTCGTGAACAGCATGCCCATTCCACGAGTTATATTCCTCCACAATTGCCGGATGCTGTTTTCGCACCCCACAATGTCGAGGAGGTTCAAGATGTGGTGCGTATGTGCGCCGAGCATCGAGTGCCTGTCATTCCTTTTGGAACCGGCTCTTCGCTGGAGGGCCACGTGAATGCGCCAGGTGGCGGGATCTCGCTGGACCTGATGAACATGAACCGCATTCTCTCGGTCAATGCCGAGGATCTGGATTGCACCGTGGAGCCCGGTGTGACGCGCGAGGACCTCAACCATTACCTGCGCGATACGGGCCTGTTTTTCCCGATAGACCCCGGTGCCAATGCGAGCCTGGGAGGCATGGCCTCGACGCGAGCTTCCGGGACCAATGCAGTCCGCTACGGCACGATGCGTGACAATGTGGTGAACCTGCAGGCTGTCATGCCCGACGGTCGGTTGATCACCACGGCACGGCGCGCGCGCAAGACATCGGCCGGCTACGATCTCACGCGGCTTCTGGTCGGTGCCGAGGGGACGCTGGGCATCATCACTGCGCTGACTTTGAAACTCTATGGCATCCCTCAGGCGATTTCAGGTGGTGTGTGCCCGTTCCCAGACGTGGAGTCGGCGTGCCAGGCAGTGATCACGACGATCCAGATAGGGGTGCCGGTGGCACGCATCGAGTTCGTCAACGCGCTCGCGATGAAGGCGATCAACGCCTATTCCGACCTGAACTACCCTGAAAGCCCTTGTCTGTTTGTCGAGTTTCACGGAAGCGATGCCGGCGTAAAGGAGCAGGCTGAAACCTTTGGCGAGATTGCGGAAGAGTTCGGCGGCGGTCCGTTTCACTGGACGAGTGTTGCGGAGGAGCGCACCAAGCTGTGGAAGGCACGCCACAACGCCTACTGGGCCAGTGTGGCTTTGCGCCCGGGAACGCGTGGCATCTCGACCGATGTCTGCGTCCCCATTTCGCGGCTGGCCGAATGCATTCTGGAAACCGAGGCGGATGTCGAGGAGCAGGGGCTGATGGCCACGGTTCTCGGGCATGTGGGCGACGGCAATTTTCATGTGCTCGTGCTGATGGACATGGACAACCCGAAGGAAATCGAGCAGGCGGAAGCTTTTGTTGCCCGTCTCAACAAGCGGGCGCTCGCCATGGATGGCACCTGCACGGGCGAACACGGGATCGGGCAGGGCAAGATGCGCTTTCTGCAGGAAGAGCTCGGTGACGCGGTAGACGTGATGCGGGCGGTCAAACAGGCAATTGATCCGCTCAACATCATGAATCCGGGCAAGGTCGTGGGCTCCAGGCGATTATAA
- a CDS encoding thioesterase family protein: MPDEARYCSSVFELQKDWIDFNGHLNMAYYTVLFDRAYEEVSEEFGMGARYAAERRLTTYTAEIHLCYLRELHLEDRVRGTFQLLDHDEKRLHSYQELRHAEEGWLAATCETLTLHVDMSGPRVTPFPADVLGRIETMHGLHKSLPLPEQAGRSIAIRRRTR, translated from the coding sequence ATGCCAGACGAAGCACGTTATTGCTCATCTGTCTTCGAGCTGCAGAAGGATTGGATCGACTTCAACGGTCATCTGAACATGGCCTATTACACGGTACTTTTCGACCGCGCCTATGAAGAAGTGTCGGAAGAGTTTGGAATGGGTGCCCGATATGCGGCAGAGCGGCGCCTGACCACCTACACCGCGGAAATCCACCTTTGCTACCTGCGAGAGCTTCATCTCGAAGACAGGGTTCGGGGCACCTTTCAGCTCCTCGATCACGACGAAAAGCGCCTTCATTCCTATCAGGAGCTACGCCATGCCGAAGAAGGCTGGCTGGCGGCTACCTGCGAGACACTGACGCTGCACGTCGATATGTCCGGCCCGAGGGTCACCCCCTTTCCCGCCGACGTGCTTGGCCGCATCGAAACGATGCATGGGTTGCATAAATCGCTCCCGCTACCGGAACAGGCCGGCCGCTCCATCGCCATCCGTCGCCGGACACGCTAA
- a CDS encoding chloride channel protein, with product MPLLKLIKRLPQILRTWIEPNISAFLEARLPLVWLLSLLLGLAVAVAAIAFRELIGFFQLFWLGTSSERVLTAALSLPWYWIMAGPVGGGLLVGILLTRLEARRTGAVADVIEARALSGRKLRFREGLLSAFVTALSLGSGASAGREGPVVHLGAVLATAIAWRANLPEWCRRTLLGAGVASAISASFNAPIAGVLFAHEVILGHYAMRSFVPIVIASAAGAVASRLWFGSAAAFLVPTHQISSFWEFPAFALLGATAAVVAILFQFSLFVSDYAARGIRIPLWTRPLVGGLIVGGIAVVFPHVLGVGYEVTDMALWNRLPLMTLLALIVVKTAATSITLAMRFGGGIFSPALFLGALTGGAFGIIAASVFPTMASSEGLYAILGMGAVAGAVLGAPISTTVIVFELTGGYELSIALLLTVAVAHGITQTIHGHSWFQWQLEMRGLFLVEGPHRALGQSIRVMDFMEPLDEKEEPVTYDPETGAPSLKPTDTLEASLRAFDKGGHDRLPVVDLKDPSEVIAFASHVRALRFFNRALVDMSEEEHR from the coding sequence ATGCCCCTTCTAAAACTGATAAAGCGTCTGCCACAGATTCTCCGAACGTGGATCGAGCCGAATATCAGCGCCTTCCTGGAGGCGCGGCTGCCACTGGTCTGGCTCCTGTCGCTGCTTCTCGGGCTCGCAGTGGCGGTCGCGGCCATTGCGTTCCGCGAGCTGATCGGTTTCTTCCAGCTCTTTTGGCTCGGCACCAGTTCGGAGCGCGTGCTCACGGCCGCCCTCTCCCTGCCCTGGTACTGGATCATGGCAGGACCCGTGGGCGGGGGGCTCCTGGTGGGCATTCTCCTCACACGGCTTGAAGCCCGGCGTACTGGAGCTGTTGCGGATGTGATCGAAGCGCGTGCCTTGTCGGGGCGCAAGCTCAGATTTCGAGAGGGCCTGCTTTCCGCTTTCGTCACCGCCCTCTCACTCGGTTCGGGCGCAAGCGCGGGGCGCGAGGGCCCTGTAGTCCATCTGGGTGCCGTTCTGGCAACGGCCATTGCATGGCGCGCCAACCTGCCCGAATGGTGTCGGCGCACCCTTTTGGGCGCAGGTGTTGCCAGCGCGATTTCCGCCTCCTTCAACGCTCCCATTGCCGGCGTTCTATTTGCGCATGAGGTCATTCTCGGCCACTACGCCATGCGTTCCTTCGTCCCCATCGTCATTGCCTCGGCCGCTGGCGCGGTGGCATCCCGGCTGTGGTTCGGGAGCGCCGCCGCGTTCCTGGTCCCCACGCACCAGATCAGCTCTTTCTGGGAGTTCCCCGCCTTCGCCCTTCTGGGGGCCACGGCTGCCGTGGTGGCGATCCTCTTCCAGTTCTCGCTCTTCGTCTCGGACTATGCTGCCCGCGGCATCCGTATCCCGCTCTGGACGCGTCCCCTTGTCGGAGGCCTGATTGTCGGCGGGATTGCCGTCGTCTTCCCGCATGTGCTCGGCGTCGGCTACGAAGTCACCGATATGGCTCTGTGGAACCGTCTGCCCCTTATGACCTTGCTGGCGCTGATCGTTGTGAAAACGGCCGCCACTTCCATAACGCTTGCCATGCGCTTCGGCGGTGGCATCTTCTCACCAGCTCTTTTTCTCGGTGCTCTGACCGGAGGTGCATTCGGGATCATCGCCGCATCGGTCTTCCCGACCATGGCTTCCAGCGAGGGGCTTTATGCCATTCTCGGCATGGGCGCCGTGGCCGGCGCCGTCCTCGGGGCGCCCATCTCCACCACGGTCATCGTTTTCGAACTGACAGGCGGATATGAACTTTCCATCGCCCTTCTTCTGACCGTCGCCGTCGCTCACGGCATCACCCAGACGATTCATGGCCATTCTTGGTTCCAGTGGCAGCTCGAGATGCGCGGTCTTTTCCTCGTCGAGGGCCCTCACCGGGCGCTCGGCCAGTCCATTCGCGTCATGGATTTCATGGAGCCGCTGGATGAAAAGGAAGAGCCGGTCACATACGATCCCGAGACCGGCGCCCCTTCACTCAAACCGACCGATACGCTCGAAGCCTCGTTGCGCGCATTCGACAAGGGCGGACACGACCGCCTGCCGGTGGTTGATCTGAAGGACCCCAGCGAGGTCATCGCCTTCGCCAGCCATGTTCGGGCGCTGCGCTTCTTCAACCGCGCTCTCGTGGACATGAGCGAGGAAGAGCACAGATAG
- a CDS encoding dienelactone hydrolase family protein gives MQDQPKITQAMIDAYDEYTHLTLDRRAFMNRLTKLAGSGAAAAAIAPMLAANSARAAMVAEDDDRLTAEEVTYAGEGGEMMGYLARPAGADGKLPAVIVIHENRGLNPHIRDVARRMALEGFVALAPDFLSPSGGTPEDEDKARDMIGQLEGGQTVGNAVATQAFLAGHDATNGNVGAIGFCWGGGLVNQLAVNDPELDAGVAYYGRQADAAEVAKIEAPLLLHYAGLDERINAGIDAYRAALEEAGKDFTIHVYDGVNHAFNNDTSEARYDKEAADLAWERTVAFLKEHLS, from the coding sequence ATGCAGGATCAGCCGAAGATCACACAGGCGATGATCGACGCCTATGACGAATACACGCATCTCACGCTCGATCGCCGTGCCTTCATGAACAGATTGACCAAGCTTGCCGGTTCGGGGGCTGCAGCGGCGGCCATCGCGCCCATGCTCGCCGCCAATTCCGCGCGGGCGGCCATGGTGGCTGAAGATGATGATCGCCTCACCGCGGAAGAAGTCACCTATGCCGGTGAAGGTGGGGAAATGATGGGTTACCTCGCCCGCCCGGCCGGAGCCGACGGAAAACTTCCGGCGGTGATCGTCATTCACGAGAACCGTGGTCTCAATCCGCATATCCGTGATGTGGCACGGCGCATGGCGCTTGAAGGCTTCGTAGCGCTTGCGCCTGACTTTCTGTCGCCGTCGGGCGGTACGCCAGAAGACGAGGACAAGGCGCGCGACATGATCGGTCAGCTTGAAGGCGGCCAGACCGTGGGCAATGCGGTTGCAACGCAGGCGTTTCTTGCCGGACATGATGCGACCAACGGGAATGTCGGCGCAATCGGCTTCTGCTGGGGTGGGGGGCTGGTGAACCAGCTTGCCGTGAACGATCCCGAGCTTGACGCAGGTGTGGCCTATTACGGGCGTCAGGCAGATGCGGCTGAGGTTGCCAAAATCGAAGCGCCGTTGCTGCTTCACTATGCCGGGCTCGACGAGCGCATCAATGCGGGGATCGACGCTTACCGAGCCGCGCTTGAAGAAGCGGGCAAGGACTTCACGATCCATGTCTATGACGGTGTCAACCACGCGTTCAACAACGACACGTCGGAAGCCCGCTATGACAAGGAAGCGGCGGATCTGGCCTGGGAGAGAACGGTGGCGTTCCTGAAGGAACACCTGTCCTGA
- a CDS encoding MerR family transcriptional regulator, with amino-acid sequence MWSIGELSKRVGVKVPTIRYYEETGLIEPPERSSGNQRRYGRNAMDRLTFIRHARDLGLGIDAIRSLIELSGHPEKPCETADSIAREHLGEVRERIARLQKLEQELQRIVDSCDSGTVCDCYVLRALSDHSLCESDH; translated from the coding sequence ATGTGGTCCATCGGAGAATTATCGAAGCGGGTGGGCGTGAAAGTGCCGACAATCCGGTATTACGAGGAGACCGGCCTGATCGAACCGCCTGAACGCTCTTCCGGCAATCAGAGGCGCTATGGCCGCAACGCGATGGACCGCCTGACTTTCATCCGGCATGCCCGCGATCTCGGCCTCGGCATCGACGCCATTCGCTCGCTGATCGAGTTGAGCGGGCATCCGGAAAAGCCTTGTGAGACGGCCGACAGCATCGCCCGCGAACATCTTGGTGAGGTGCGCGAGCGCATCGCCCGCCTCCAGAAGCTCGAACAAGAGCTGCAACGCATTGTGGACAGTTGCGACAGCGGCACGGTCTGCGATTGCTACGTTCTTCGCGCACTGTCCGATCATTCGCTTTGTGAAAGCGACCACTGA